DNA sequence from the Acinonyx jubatus isolate Ajub_Pintada_27869175 chromosome A3, VMU_Ajub_asm_v1.0, whole genome shotgun sequence genome:
CCTCCTAAAAAAGGCATGACAGAGGAAATACCAGCTGCAAAGAGGCCGGTGAGTAGAGAGTAGGAGGTAAAGATGCTCTGAATTAGAGAAGCAACCATTAGAAaggacaggaagacacagaagcaacATTTCAGAGATTACTGCATGAGCTAAATGGGTACGTTGCCTAGGAAAAAGATTTGGATTGTAATTCTCAGAGTCAGATGTGAAGAATATAcccattaagaaatttttaaaattacacttaTTTGAATTAAACTAAAAGGCTGAATATGCTGTAATAATGAACTTTCTGGTTCTACAATTTTATCAGAACCTTAACTTCTATTATCCTTAGATGTCAATGGGGGAGTGCATGAATAACTGGTAGATGGGGAAAGAATATTGAAAAGTATCTTAGCAAAGAAATACAATCATCCCTTCCTTCCCATTGTTCATCCTCTGCCCAGGTATTATGGTGAATAGCAGGTGTCAGGCTACCTTACACAGTAAAGCTTTTCCACTTCTCCCCAATTATCCCTTTACCACCCTTACGTGCCATCTCTACCCACCCCGTCCACCCACACATTCCATTAGGAATCCAgtgaaaatttaagagaaaaaggaagctttCTAGAGAACATAAGAATTTGCTAACATTTGCCTCTTCCTTGCTCGCTTAAAACCATGCCAGCATAGCCTGAGGAAACATGGAAAGAGCTGGCACAGACCCATATAAGCGCATTGTATTCTCAAATAGCTTTGAGATAACTAACCTCCACCCCACGAAATCCTAAAGCACTACTTCCTCATTCCCAGGGGATAAATTCTAGAGATGTCCTCAGATGAACAAATTTGAGCATCTACTCGGCTgccaatttctctttttatttttctgattattttaggAAGACTTAAAAGGGTGTTAATATCTACTACCTCTCCTTTCTCAataaggggaggagcagataacAAAATAATCAGAAGAGTGTCCTATGTAATATTGAGCAATTCATGGTTTAGTTCATTTTATTTGGGGCACTGAGAAGAAAGCACCTTACAGATAAAataatgaggatttttttcttccatggttCCCAAGGTGATTTCTGGCACTCTTGAAAGCACAAATGATTAATCAATTAATCAAGTCATTAGGGACAAGCAGCAGTAATGTGACTATCAAACTATGGATATTGGACAAACTGTATTCCCatgtaaagtgtgtgtgtgtgtgtgtgtgtgtgtgtgtgtgtgtgtgtgtgtgaggaggtgGTCAGTTGGAGAATCAGTACCTTCAACATTGTCCCTGAGAAAAGATTAGCAGGAATTAttgattcttatattttataaaaatccagAAACTGAGAAAAGTATTGGGAAACTCATGCTCCGGTCCTTAAATTCAGAATCAAAGATTCTTAACCTGGGGTCCATAGATTAAAATTCAGACCATCTGTAAATCTCCTAATACTGTTTGCAAAATTTTGTgtgattttacaattttttttttcagagaggaaggaagaaaggaagacttTTTTGTGTGCCCATTGCTTGGAGTTTACTAGTTTACTGCTATATTGATATTCACTCTTGtatacagagaagagagaaggaaggaataaagagaaaggaataaagagagaggaataaagagaaacaaggagTCTCATCAGTTCTGTCCCAAATCAAATCAACCAAACGTATGTGAAATTTGTACAAAGTATTTACCTGTTAACTTTTATGTGATACTTGTATTAAAAGTTAACAATAGTGTaatcattttcctttcaaaagcCTCTGAAGTTTCAGGCTGGTTTAGATTGCATTTTCAGAGTCCATGGTATTAACAAAAATGTAGATATTAATTAAATTCATAGAAACTGTTTAGAATAAACGTGTCAAAAAATTTCTCTAGTATAAATTTCTGACCATTTCTGTTAAATCCTTCAGAAGTACCTTCAATGAAATAGCTataccatttgcagcaatgtaaTTTTGTATTGAAAGGAGCTATTTAAAAAGACGAAAGGGTAATAAAAAgatgtatttctatattttcagAATACTAGTTTTAgcatataaaaacacatataattcCACTACTAATTATAATGGAATGCTATTCTCATTTAAGTAAAGAATAGAAAGCTTTCAAGTAAAACCCAGTTCTTCTCATCATGCTCCCAAAACCCCACAAAGAGTTAGAATTAAGTTTCTAATGTCCCTGTGTAATTAATCAGCACACATTATTCTGTACATAGAGAAGTGAACTCTGATAGAATCTTTGGTCTCTTTTATGTGTTACAAAAGGcatttctaatcttttttattcGTTATTCTTAGTCCCAAAGAGGCATATACATGTTGGATTTATCTGCCTTGTAAATCAAGAATcctgtcattttttctttaagattgttATCAAAATTTAATTCCGCTTCAGATTAATATGTAAACGTGCAACTCTTTAGTCCCCAAACGTTTCATTAGTTGATAACTTGCAAAGGCAGATAATGATATAATTTAAACATTaagcaagaaaatatatgaatattttacaaattgttagaacttttaaatagttatttctttaaatagctaGCTTAAATAAATGTTGGCATGGTTTGAATCTAAATTAGTAAGGATTTAtgggatttcttcttttatgaaaatatttccccTCTCAATACCTTTCAAAGCACATAATAGCACACACTTACCCCATGTTGCTTGCTGTGGTTATATCATCCTCAGATCAAGGCTTATCtggattttaaattaatgtaaaggttatataaaaaaaaaaaaaaaaaaaggagaggtttGACTTCCCCGGAAACGAGACTGTCATATGCTAACTAGGCttttaaatgaggaaaactaGTGTCTCTTCTAATTATATAAGCTCCAGGTCAAATTCTAGCATCAACTAATCAACTGAACTGCATTTAGTTTCAAGGAGTAAAAGAAAGATAATTGTTTAAAAGGAATGACTTTGTTATCTTAGAAAACTGGAAACTTCAGCATTAAAAAGTTatatcaaaaagttaaagattttAAGACCAAAGTATATATCTTGTTGccttaaatacttttaaagaaaaatattatgaaaattttagtTTGCAGTAAAAcagatattttcctatattttccagAAGTTTTGAAATAACATTATATGTCCTGTTCCCTGAAAACAGCCTCTCACTTTATCTTAATTTGTATGAATTACAATACAATACTATTTAATTCTAAAACATACCAATTGATGCTAAGCAACAAATCCAAAAgtgtctaattttaatttttttaatgtttatttttgagagagacagacagagacagagtatgagcaggcaaggggtagagagagggagacacagaatctgaagcaggctccaggttctgagctgtcagcacagagcccaacgtggggcttgaactcatgaactgtgagatcatgacctgagcccaagttggacacttaacagacacgagccacccaggcactcccaaaagtgtctaattttaaaaatgtatctttgaaCAGTTAAAAATAGggtattttgaaattaaatacatGATCTATGATTATGAAAAACTAACAAATaccacttttatttatatatattttttgagagagagagagattgagtgcacaagcaggggaggggctaagacagagagagagagagagagagagagagagagagagagagagaaacttaagcaggctccacactcagcactcagcatggaacctgacatggggctcgttctcacaactgtgagatcatgtcctgagccaagatcaagagttggacgcttaactgactgagccacccaggcacccctttatttatatattttaaaaaacattttaacccAGATTTATAGTAgtacaacagaatttttttttaatttagcaatgATATATTGAGAAGTACAAATTTCAATAAGATTTTGAATGAAGAAATATGATATGTAAGCTATTGTTTACACCATTTGtcagttttggaaaatagtttcaGCAAACCCTCAGGTCTTTATTGTAGTTTTATTGTAGTTTATTGTAGTTTTAATATGTAGTTTTCATATACTGctctgataatttttaaattatattatctaCAAGGTAAAGAAGCTTCCTTGGCATAGAATATGTGAGGACACATAGATCTACTTTTGAcgaaattgaaatataattcacataccacacataAAATTTGCCCTTTTAATGTGAACAATCCAGTGTTTTTTAGTATTCCCAAGGTTGTGTGatcatcaccactatttccagaAATTTCCATCACCCCACAAAGAAACCCATGCGTTCCAATTCCTCCCTCCCacagcaaccactaatctacttcctatctctctggatttgcctattctggacatttcacataaaggCTAATCTGTGGCCTTTTgcaactggcttctttcacttagtataatgttttcaaggttcatctgtctTGTAGCAtggtcagtacttcattcctttttatgactgaacaTTCCTTTCTATGGATATCCCACACTtcgtttatctattcatcagttgatggacagttaggttgtttccaatattGAGCTGTTACGagcaatgctgctatgaacattcccaTACAGGCCAATTCTTTTGGGGAATGTCCCCAAGGtaggaattgctggatcatatgagaACTACATGtctaactttttgagaaactgttttccatagcaaccgtaccattttacattcctgccagaaCTGTTGGCAGTTTCCAATTTCTCCCTATCATTGCCAACCTTTGTTGTGTCTTTTTTAATATAGCCTACTGATTGTAAAGTCCTGTCTTATTGTAGgtttaattcacattttcctagagagtaatgatgttgagcatcttttcatttgcttattagatatttgcatatcttctttgaagacaAGTCTATTcaacccattttttaattgggtttgtgtttttatttacatacatttacgtatgagttctttacatactcttgtgtttttatttacatacatttaCGTATGAGTTCTTTACACACTCTGGAATCTAAACCTGTATCAGATATATGATGggtaaatactttctcccattctgtggattgtcttttcattttcttgatagtttCCTTTAACACAcggatatgctttttttttatgtttatttttgagagagagagtgtgagcggggtaggaacagagagaaagggggacaaaggatctgaagcaggctctgtgctgacagcagagagcctgacgtggggcttgaactcacaaaccatgagatcatgacctgagccgaagttggacactcaaccaactgagccacccaggtgccgccacacaggtatactttttaaataagatgaCAAAACTCAGGCACAGAATTGGAAATTGACTTTACCAAGATTTAGATAGTTCTGCTGTGTTTATTAAAAGGaatcacataatttattttacattgagTATACGATGATGAAAATCAAGTTCAAAAAGGTGTGAGTGATGGTTTTATTGGCAAAGTTATAATCTAGAGCTAGGGTATGAAGTTATTTCAGCTGACAGATTTCAGTGTTTTCCTTACAACTAAAAGCTTTCATTACTAAATTAAAACTTTACTGCAGGATATCCTACATGTGGAGCTTTAGTCTCAGGCCTGGAGCAGCAGTGAAATGGAAGTTACCGCACCATTCCAGTCCTTGGACATCAGTGTATTGTCCTTCACCTTCTACCCTGCAATAGAGAAAAGTAAGTTTGTTTGTTAATCAAGACCAAGAATTTACAGTCCGGAAAGAAGATTGTCTGGCATATTATACTCTATGCCTAAAAAATGGTATCTTTCCACTTTCAAACTCTGATTTAAAATTCAgcatcctaggggtgcctgggtgtctcagtcagttaggcgtccgacttcggtccaggtcatgatctcatggcttgtgttcgagcccctcatggggctctgtgctgacagcgcagagcctggagcatgctttggattctgtgtctccctctctctgtccctcccccactcacactgtttcgctctctcacaaaaatgaacactaaaaaaaatgaggggcacctgggtggctcagttggttaagcgtccgacttcagctcaggtcatgatctcacagtctgtgagttcgagccccgcatcgggctctgtgctgacagctcagagcctggagcctgcttcagattctgtgtctccctctctctctgcccctcccctgctcatgctctgtctctctctgtctcaaaaataaataaaaacatttaaaaaaaatttttaatgaataaataaatataataaaattcaacatcctaaaaaaataaataaataaaaatcagcatCCTGCTTTCATTTCCTACCAAAACCATTACTATTCCAGACATTGCCATTATACGAATTTCGGTGTAAATCCAAGATTTTAGGATCACATACACTAAATTtacataaaaccaaaataatcagttaaaaaatgaaaagttcatattagttcatttatttattcaacaaatatttattaaccatCAACGATGTTTGAGGTGCTGTGCTCTATGTGGGTGTTTTCTTGGACTcttgggagtggtgaaaatgtaCTTCACAGACATAAACAGACCTTTATTCCatggttagattttttttccctttattaacaTCAGTGGAAAAAGTCTGTGTTATCATCGGAGTCAGAATAGGTGAACACTTTTCTGCCCACCTCAAAATGTACTTATATCAACCATTTCATAATAATTAGGTTGCATTTCaattctggaaataaataaagcagtattTATAAATGAACATGAGCCTCTAGATGACACAGTATGGTGTTCAGTGTGAAGGTTAAGCTTATGAAACTGTGCTTATGTTTCATTTCACTTGTAGTTTTCCTTTAAGCATAAGCTCAGAGAGGACAACAGTAGGTACATTTCTACAATTTGAAAACTAACTAattttgcttacattttaaaaactagcttagtaaaaatacacatatatcagGTCAAAGGCAATAAACAATTATGAAATTATTCCCaaggctgctttttaaaaagtttatcagCACATTTCAAGTGAAAGTAATTTTTGGCCTAAATTTTCTCTATAATTATTATAAGCTTTCCATTTCCAAGCTGACTGTAAAAAGTTCTATAGGAAGAGAgttaagaggaaataaatgaaaaatctaatAGATTATCACCAAGAATGGGATTTTCTTTTGGAGGCTCATAATGGTCTTAGCCTCTCTTATAACATTCTGCCCCCCAAAATAACCCaacaattctttcctttttactttttctaacccaagaattcttaataaatatatcttaatgaaatatattacaaaagaaTATTTAGCATTgactaaatataataattaagCAAACATGCCTGAAAAGAACCTTTTAGAACtacaatgactttttattttaagctcACCTATTTTCATTGAAGTTTCCAGTATACTTTGCCCCAGTTGGGAATGTGTAAGTCCCCAATCCATGAAACATATTGTCCTTAAAGTGTCCTTCATATACTGCTCCTGAAAAGTGCTCAAGTCTTCCAAAACCATTCATCTGTTTGTGACAAAGGAAATGACCTCAGTAACTAATATTCAATTTCCCTAGAACACTTCAAAAAGGCACATATATGTCTATCATTCACTTAGTTATTATTTAATCTATCATTGTATCACCATTTCCACAAAAATTAGACAACATTTACCATTTATCATTGTCCTTTAAATATATCTCTCCCTGAAGTCCACCAAGTCAAATGTTCCTGATCTGGGGCATTTGAACATCTAGGGGGGGGGTCCATGATGGTGAAAATAGGGTCCTCAAGATATCTTGAATATATCAAAAATCTTAAAGGACAACCAGTTTAGTTAGCCCAGGAAACAGTGCAAAAAAGTTGTTAGGAACAAACATTTGTATTCAAGCAGACCTGAGTACGCATCTGGTTTCATCACTCACTGGGCAAGAAACCTGAGCTTGATTTCCTTCACTTATAAAACAGGAACATTAATAGTACCTACCCCATGcggttgctgtgaggattaaatgagaaaattctgtAGTGAGGTTAGCCTTACCCAGTGAATAGGAGATGAGAAAGATGATAATAAAGATGATAGGGTGCCTTGCTGGCTGGGTGGGAGGAATAAGTGACTCTTCATTGAGTGGGGGGCGGtaattgtgagttcaagctccacagtgggtatagaaattacctaaataaataaaacttaaaaaaaagataataaacactGTATGACTTTAATATTACTCCTATGTTTGTATCAGTTATTTGTACTGTGTAGCCTACTCACATGTGCTTTTGATTAATGGTGAAATGCCAAGAATCATGTAACCAAAAGACTTACTTATCCACTGTCAGTATTGAAAACAGCAATGATACCTTGTCATCTTTCCAGCTTCCTGTGTAGACAATCCCATTAGGAGTGGTATGAATACCTATTCCATTTCTCTCAAAGATTCCAGAAGATGTTCTTGTACAGTCACCATCTAAACAAGAGAGAAATATATTGTGATCCATTATGAATGGGAACCTTATTTCACTAGGTAATAAAGTATTTATGTTCAGGACTAATCACAGCTCCACCTTATGGGTCTCTGAGTCTAGCATTGAAACCAATGAGACCAGAGATAAGGAGATCCATGGACTTAGAAGgtcctgtgttgtttttttttaagtttatttatttattgaagtaatctctttacacccatcatggggctcaaactcacaacctg
Encoded proteins:
- the MORN2 gene encoding MORN repeat-containing protein 2; protein product: MLLRPWPPPEREAVEGSAHGQPGRSADHAHGHTSLARGKGGRSGLAALLPGVAVRKERPGLRAFGSFKAVELAAQEESPSQENLSNTPLSTAEVYKINFVFPNGDKYDGDCTRTSSGIFERNGIGIHTTPNGIVYTGSWKDDKMNGFGRLEHFSGAVYEGHFKDNMFHGLGTYTFPTGAKYTGNFNENRVEGEGQYTDVQGLEWCGNFHFTAAPGLRLKLHM